The window CCACGGTCACCTTGATGTCGGCCCCGCTGGGGGCGGTGTAGGTGCAGGTCTGGCCGGCCCGGCCGCCCAGGATCGCCTGGCCCAGCGCCGACTCCGGGCTGTAGACCGTCAGCTCGGTGGTCGACGCGATCTCCCGGGAGCCGAGCAGGAAGGTCTCGGTGTCGTCCTTGTCGTCGTCGAAGTAGATCGTCACGACCATGCCGGGCGACACCGCGTCGGCGGCCTGCGCCCCGCCCACCTTGGCGGTGCGGAG is drawn from Micromonospora sp. NBC_01740 and contains these coding sequences:
- the greA gene encoding transcription elongation factor GreA, translating into MSTGNEAPATWLSQDAFDRLQGELDELIANRPVIAAEINARREEGDLRENGGYHAAREEQGKAEGRILYLKELLRTAKVGGAQAADAVSPGMVVTIYFDDDKDDTETFLLGSREIASTTELTVYSPESALGQAILGGRAGQTCTYTAPSGADIKVTVVSFEPFSG